GCTTTGTCACTGAATTACGGCGGCATCGATGTGGGCGGGGTCAACTATGAGGTCCGGGAATTCGACCAGGCCGATATCCCGAAAATCCGCACCATCAAAAATGCGAAAAATCTCGGGGTGGTGGCACCCAAGGTCCTGGGAGCGGCCGACATCGGCGGAAAACAGGTCCTACTCATGGGGGTGATATTTGACCAGGAACTGGCCCTGAAAACCTGGTGGCAGAAACACGGGGCTTTTCCGGAAAAAGCGGACCAGGTGCTGCTCGGGTCAACGGCGGCATCCGTGCTGGGTCTGGCGCCGGGTGACCCGATGGAAACAGGCGGCCGGGCCTTCCAGGTGTCCGGGGTGCTCATGCCCACGGGCGGGGCAGAAGACCATGCCGTGATTGCCGACATCACCGCGGCCCAGGCGGTTTTAGGCAAACCGGGCAAGGTGTCCCTGGTCGAGATTGCCGCTTTCTGCCGGGGCTGCCCCATTACCGAACTCACCCTGCAGATTGCTGAAAAATTCCCTGATGCCCGGGTAACGGCCATGAAACAGGCCGTGATGTCCAAGATGCAGTCCATCGATCTGTTCAAGTCGTTTTCGCTGGGGGTGTCGGTCCTGGTGGTGGGGGTCGGGGCGCTGCTGGTCATGGTCACCATGATGGGGTCTGTGAATGAACGGACCCGGGAGATCGGCATTTTCCGGGCCATCGGTTTCCGCCAGACCCACGTGATGCAGATTATTCTGCTGGAGGCCCTGGTTCTGGGAATTTTCGGAGGCATGGCCGGTGTGGCCCTGGGAAACATCGCCGCCTGGGGTATCACACCTCTGGTGGTGGAGGCGGGCGGGTTTGCCGGTGTCAACTTCCGGACCGGCGGTATCTGCCTGCTCATGGCAGCGGCCTTAAGCCTTCTGGCCAGCCTGTATCCCGCGGTCAAGGCCGGCCGGATGGACCCCAGCGATGCGCTGCGCGCCCTGTAACATGAACGCATCCCGGAAACCAGTCACTCCCCATGCCCTGGCGGACCCAACCCATCACGAAGCCCGTCCACCGCCACCGGCTTAACACTTAAAACTTAACACTTAAAACTTTTATATATAATGGAGCACCCCATGACAGACCATCTGATAGAAATACACGGCCTGAACAAGATGTATGACTCCGGCGGCACCGGCGTGGCCGCCATCGATCATATGGATTTTTTTATTGACGACGGGGAGTTTGTCTCCGTCACGGGACCGTCCGGTTCGGGCAAATCCACCCTCCTGTCCGTGATGGGCGGCATGAACCGCCCCACCCGGGGAACGGTGCGGGTGGACTCCCTGGATCTGTATGCGCTGACACCCGAGCAGCGGGCCGATTTCCGCAGCGAATACCTGGGATTTATCTTTCAGTCCTTTCAGCTGATTCCCTATCTGACCCTGCTGGAAAACGTGACGGTTCCCATGGCCGTCACAGGCCGCAAAACAAAGGAAAAGCGAGACATGGCCATGTCCGTGATCGACCGGGTGGGCCTGGCGGACAAAGCCTTTCGCCTTCCGGACCAGCTTTCCGGCGGAGAGCAGGAACGGGTGGCGATTGCCAGAGCCATCGTGAACCGGCCCCCCATCATCCTGGCGGACGAGCCCACGGGCAACCTGGATTCCCGGACCGCCCTGGAGATCATGGCCCTGCTCCAGGAGCTGAACCGGGAGGGCCATACCATCATCATGGTCACCCACAACCGGGAAATGGAGCGCCATGCCACCCGGTCTGTCCGGGTCAGAGACGGCCGGATTGAAACGATCAGCATGGAAAAAATCGAAGATGATGAATTGAATGCCACGGCCGATTCGCGTAAAGATCAGCCGGAACTCGAAATGAATCTGGATGACTTATAACGTGATGTTCACCCGCCACAGGTGTCAAAAAGCTGGTTCAACAGATGGACAGGCACAATGGTGACATCGGTCCGCTGCTGTTTTTTTTCTCCGGCATAAACCAGGCCGCACCCATTGGGAACATTTTCGGGAAAATTTCTGACCATATGGTTCAGGCCCTTGAAATAATCTCTTGTAATGGTCATCCCGGCCTTGATTTCGATTGGAAACAGATCGGTACCCGTGACACAGACAAGGTCCACCTCGTTTCCTTTGCGGTCCCTGTAAAAATACAGATTACTTTTTTTCCCCTGGTTGAACCGGTATTTCAAGGTTTCAGCCACAACCATGTTTTCAAACAGACTACCCCGGAGCGGGTCCCGTGATACCTGCCGGGGATTTTCAATGCCCAGCAGAAAAGCGGCCAGTCCTACATCAAAAAAATAGAGCTTCGGGGATTTGATCAGACGTTTGGTGATATTTCCATGATAGGGCTGAAGCAAAAAAATGATGTAACTTGCTTCGAGTATGGAAATCCAGTTGCCGGCCGTGGTGTGGGATACGCCGGTGTCATTGGCAAGACTGTTGAGATTGAGCAGCTGGCCGCACCGCCCGGCACATAACCGGACAAAGCGCTGAAACAGGTGCAGGTCTTTTATGGCAGCAAGCTGTCTGACATCCCGTTGGATATAGGTTTCAAAATAATCCCCCAGGGCCTGGACCGGATCCAGCTGCTTGTCCCAGATGCGGGGGTAAAATCCATGAAGGATCAGATGGTCCACCGGGGGCAGGGGCTCATCAGCCTGCAGCTCCGCCATGGAAAAAGGCAACAGTTTCAAAAGGGCGGTACGGCCGGCCAGTGACTGATTGACGGCATGGCTCACCTCAAACTGCTGGCTGCCGGTAAGGATAAAAAGGCCGTCACGAAGGTCGTCGTCCACCATTGGCTGGATATAGGAAACAAGATCCGGGACCCGCTGGATTTCATCTAAAACTGCCCCATCCGGATACTGGGAAAGAAACCCCCGCGGATCATCCGTGGCAAACTGACGGATATCCGGTGATTCCAGATTCGCATAGGGTTTGTCGGAAAACACCTTCCGGCACAGGGTTGTCTTCCCGCTCTGCCGGGGACCTGTGATGGTGATGACCGGGTATTTTTCTGACAAGGCGTGCAGTACCGGTTCGATGGCGCGATCGATCAGTGTCATACAAAAATCATTACCCCAAAAAAGTGCGGATTGCAAGTTCAACTTTCAATCCGCACCAAAAAATTTGAAAACAGAGGCGAACTTCCTGCAAAGGATTTTTCTCACCCTGTTCTGGCACATAATTTGATTTTGGATTTATCCTGACCTTGGATGAG
Above is a window of Desulfotignum balticum DSM 7044 DNA encoding:
- a CDS encoding ABC transporter permease — its product is MKLYNISFKNIRRRKAKMLFLALGLIIGISTIVTLLAITETMTVEIEERLDQFGANIVMVPRTEALSLNYGGIDVGGVNYEVREFDQADIPKIRTIKNAKNLGVVAPKVLGAADIGGKQVLLMGVIFDQELALKTWWQKHGAFPEKADQVLLGSTAASVLGLAPGDPMETGGRAFQVSGVLMPTGGAEDHAVIADITAAQAVLGKPGKVSLVEIAAFCRGCPITELTLQIAEKFPDARVTAMKQAVMSKMQSIDLFKSFSLGVSVLVVGVGALLVMVTMMGSVNERTREIGIFRAIGFRQTHVMQIILLEALVLGIFGGMAGVALGNIAAWGITPLVVEAGGFAGVNFRTGGICLLMAAALSLLASLYPAVKAGRMDPSDALRAL
- a CDS encoding ABC transporter ATP-binding protein gives rise to the protein MTDHLIEIHGLNKMYDSGGTGVAAIDHMDFFIDDGEFVSVTGPSGSGKSTLLSVMGGMNRPTRGTVRVDSLDLYALTPEQRADFRSEYLGFIFQSFQLIPYLTLLENVTVPMAVTGRKTKEKRDMAMSVIDRVGLADKAFRLPDQLSGGEQERVAIARAIVNRPPIILADEPTGNLDSRTALEIMALLQELNREGHTIIMVTHNREMERHATRSVRVRDGRIETISMEKIEDDELNATADSRKDQPELEMNLDDL
- a CDS encoding ATP-binding protein, which produces MTLIDRAIEPVLHALSEKYPVITITGPRQSGKTTLCRKVFSDKPYANLESPDIRQFATDDPRGFLSQYPDGAVLDEIQRVPDLVSYIQPMVDDDLRDGLFILTGSQQFEVSHAVNQSLAGRTALLKLLPFSMAELQADEPLPPVDHLILHGFYPRIWDKQLDPVQALGDYFETYIQRDVRQLAAIKDLHLFQRFVRLCAGRCGQLLNLNSLANDTGVSHTTAGNWISILEASYIIFLLQPYHGNITKRLIKSPKLYFFDVGLAAFLLGIENPRQVSRDPLRGSLFENMVVAETLKYRFNQGKKSNLYFYRDRKGNEVDLVCVTGTDLFPIEIKAGMTITRDYFKGLNHMVRNFPENVPNGCGLVYAGEKKQQRTDVTIVPVHLLNQLFDTCGG